One Bradyrhizobium manausense DNA segment encodes these proteins:
- the ileS gene encoding isoleucine--tRNA ligase: MSEKPQKSQKSEAKDYSKTLFLPQTEFPMRAGLPQREPEILKRWYEIGLYEKLRDSAKGRAKFVLHDGPPYANGNIHIGTALNKILKDLVTKSQQMLGFDSNYVPGWDCHGLPIEWKVEEENYRKKGKQKPDFRDSAAMIDFRKECRAYATHWLNVQREEFKRLGVIGDWAHPYATMNYPAEAQIARELMKFAANGTLYRGSKPVMWSVVEKTALAEAEVEYEDYTSDMVWVKFPVTSPAHGALASASVVIWTTTPWTLPGNRAISFSPKIAYGLYKVTDAPADNWAKTGDLLILADALAAEVFKQARVTAYEKVRDIPGDTMDAIECAHPLKGLAGGYEFTVPLLSGDHVTDDTGTGFVHTAPSHGREDFDVWMANTRELDARGINSAIPYTVDENGAYTDQAPGFTGKRVINDKGEKGDANEAVIKALVEGGKLLARGRLKHQYPHSWRSKKPVIFRNTPQWFIAMDKDIASNGKTRSGDTLRARALQAISVTQWVPPSGENRINGMIEARPDWVISRQRAWGVPIAVFVREKGDGSAEILQDETVNTRIGDAFAKEGADAWYATGARERFLGPRAAEDWQKVDDILDVWFDSGSTHAFVLEDPVQFPGLAGIKRKVDGGTDTVMYLEGSDQHRGWFHSSLLESCGTRGRAPYDIVLTHGFTQAEDGRKMSKSLGNTIEPQAVIKESGADILRLWVASCDYTDDQRIGPEILKNTVETYRKLRNTVRWMLGTLHHYKPADAVAPAEMPELERLMLHELAIRAELVRNAYETFDYKSVVATLSAFLNSELSAFYFDIRKDTLYCDPPSSLVRKAALTTIDLLCNSILKWLAPVLSFTSEEAWRMYRPDAEPSVHLTLFPEGLEKLRDDKLAAKWETIRNVRRVVTGALELERAAKNIGSSLEASPVIYVADRDMLATLFDTDVAEICITSNYEVREGEAPASAFRLDAVAGVAVVVEKAVGTKCARSWKISPTVGEDAEYPDVTPRDAKALREWKALGVSI, translated from the coding sequence ATGTCCGAAAAGCCGCAGAAGTCCCAAAAGTCTGAAGCCAAAGACTATTCGAAGACCCTGTTCCTGCCGCAGACCGAATTCCCGATGCGCGCCGGCCTGCCGCAGCGCGAGCCGGAAATCCTCAAGCGCTGGTACGAGATCGGCCTCTACGAAAAGCTGCGCGACAGCGCAAAAGGCCGCGCCAAGTTCGTGCTGCATGACGGCCCGCCCTATGCCAACGGCAACATCCATATCGGCACGGCGCTGAACAAGATCCTCAAGGATCTCGTCACCAAGAGCCAGCAGATGCTGGGCTTCGATTCCAACTACGTGCCCGGCTGGGACTGCCACGGCCTGCCCATCGAGTGGAAGGTCGAGGAGGAGAACTATCGCAAGAAGGGCAAGCAGAAGCCTGACTTCCGCGACAGCGCTGCGATGATCGATTTCCGCAAGGAGTGCCGCGCCTACGCCACGCACTGGCTCAACGTGCAGCGCGAGGAGTTCAAGCGGCTCGGCGTGATCGGCGATTGGGCTCATCCCTACGCCACCATGAATTATCCGGCCGAAGCCCAGATCGCGCGCGAGCTGATGAAGTTCGCGGCCAATGGCACGCTGTATCGCGGCTCCAAGCCAGTGATGTGGAGCGTGGTCGAGAAGACCGCGCTCGCCGAAGCCGAGGTCGAGTACGAGGACTACACGAGCGACATGGTCTGGGTGAAATTCCCGGTCACCTCGCCGGCGCATGGCGCGCTCGCCTCCGCAAGCGTCGTGATCTGGACCACCACGCCCTGGACGCTGCCCGGCAATCGCGCCATCTCGTTCTCGCCGAAGATCGCCTATGGCCTCTACAAGGTGACGGACGCGCCCGCGGACAATTGGGCCAAGACCGGCGATCTCCTGATCCTCGCCGACGCGCTCGCCGCAGAAGTGTTCAAGCAGGCGCGCGTGACCGCCTACGAGAAGGTCCGCGACATCCCCGGCGACACCATGGACGCGATCGAATGCGCCCATCCGCTGAAGGGCCTCGCCGGCGGCTACGAATTCACCGTGCCGCTGTTGTCCGGCGACCACGTCACCGATGACACCGGCACCGGCTTCGTGCACACCGCGCCGAGCCACGGCCGTGAAGACTTCGACGTCTGGATGGCGAACACCCGCGAGCTCGATGCCCGCGGCATCAACAGTGCGATCCCCTACACCGTCGACGAGAACGGCGCCTATACCGACCAGGCGCCGGGCTTCACGGGCAAGCGCGTCATCAACGACAAGGGCGAAAAGGGCGACGCCAACGAGGCCGTGATCAAGGCGCTGGTCGAGGGCGGCAAGCTGCTCGCGCGCGGCCGGCTCAAGCACCAATATCCGCATTCCTGGCGCTCGAAGAAGCCGGTGATCTTCCGCAACACGCCGCAATGGTTCATCGCGATGGACAAGGACATTGCGAGCAACGGCAAGACCAGGTCCGGTGACACGCTGCGCGCCCGTGCGCTGCAAGCGATCTCGGTGACGCAATGGGTGCCGCCCTCGGGCGAGAACCGCATCAACGGCATGATCGAGGCCCGCCCCGACTGGGTGATCTCGCGCCAGCGCGCCTGGGGCGTGCCGATCGCCGTGTTCGTGCGCGAGAAGGGCGACGGCTCGGCGGAGATTCTCCAGGACGAGACCGTCAACACCCGCATCGGCGACGCCTTCGCCAAGGAAGGCGCCGACGCCTGGTATGCGACGGGCGCGCGCGAGCGCTTCCTCGGACCGCGCGCCGCTGAGGATTGGCAGAAGGTCGACGACATTCTCGACGTCTGGTTCGATTCCGGCTCGACGCACGCCTTCGTGCTCGAAGACCCCGTGCAATTCCCCGGCCTCGCCGGCATCAAACGCAAGGTCGACGGCGGCACCGACACGGTGATGTACCTCGAAGGCTCTGACCAGCATCGCGGCTGGTTCCACTCCTCGCTGCTGGAGAGCTGCGGCACGCGCGGCCGTGCGCCCTACGACATCGTGCTGACCCACGGCTTCACCCAGGCCGAGGACGGCCGCAAGATGTCGAAGTCGCTCGGCAACACCATCGAGCCGCAGGCGGTCATCAAGGAATCCGGCGCCGACATCCTGAGACTCTGGGTCGCGTCCTGCGACTATACCGACGACCAGCGCATCGGCCCCGAGATCCTGAAGAACACCGTCGAGACCTACCGCAAGCTGCGCAACACGGTGCGCTGGATGCTCGGCACGCTGCATCACTACAAGCCGGCCGACGCAGTCGCGCCCGCCGAGATGCCCGAGCTCGAGCGGCTGATGCTGCACGAGCTCGCGATCCGCGCCGAACTGGTCCGCAACGCCTATGAGACGTTCGACTACAAGAGCGTGGTCGCAACACTGTCCGCGTTCCTGAACAGCGAACTCTCGGCATTCTACTTCGATATCCGCAAGGACACGCTGTATTGCGATCCGCCGTCTTCGCTGGTGCGCAAGGCGGCGCTGACCACGATCGACCTGCTGTGCAATTCGATCCTGAAATGGCTGGCGCCGGTTCTGAGCTTCACGTCGGAAGAAGCCTGGCGCATGTACAGGCCGGATGCCGAACCGTCGGTGCATTTGACGCTGTTCCCGGAGGGCCTCGAGAAACTCCGCGACGACAAGCTCGCCGCGAAATGGGAAACCATCCGCAACGTCCGCCGCGTCGTCACCGGCGCGCTGGAGCTCGAGCGTGCCGCCAAGAACATCGGCTCGTCGCTGGAAGCGTCACCGGTAATCTATGTCGCCGACCGCGACATGCTGGCGACGCTGTTCGACACTGATGTGGCCGAGATCTGCATCACCTCGAACTACGAGGTGCGCGAGGGCGAAGCGCCCGCCTCTGCATTCCGTCTCGATGCTGTCGCCGGCGTCGCGGTCGTGGTGGAGAAGGCCGTCGGCACCAAATGCGCCCGCTCCTGGAAGATCTCGCCGACCGTCGGCGAGGACGCTGAATACCCCGACGTCACCCCGCGCGACGCGAAGGCGCTGCGCGAATGGAAGGCGTTGGGCGTGAGCATCTGA
- the lspA gene encoding signal peptidase II, which yields MPPLRAGILAALVTLVADQASKLWLLNGFDLARKGVVKVTPFFDLVLAWNIGISFGWLQNDSQSAQIALMAVKIVAVIALAIWLARSQTRLATVALGLIIGGAIGNGIDRLAYGAVVDFALFHIEIGGNTYNWYIFNLADVAIVAGVAALLYDSFLGVPAAKAP from the coding sequence ATGCCCCCGCTCCGCGCCGGCATCCTCGCAGCCTTGGTCACGCTCGTGGCCGACCAGGCTTCGAAGCTATGGCTCCTGAATGGCTTCGACCTCGCCCGCAAGGGCGTGGTGAAGGTGACGCCCTTTTTCGACCTGGTGCTGGCCTGGAATATCGGGATCAGCTTCGGCTGGCTGCAGAATGACAGCCAGTCGGCACAGATCGCACTGATGGCGGTGAAGATCGTCGCGGTGATTGCGCTCGCGATCTGGTTGGCCCGGTCGCAGACCCGGCTCGCCACGGTGGCGCTCGGGCTGATCATCGGCGGCGCCATCGGGAACGGCATCGACCGCTTGGCCTATGGCGCGGTGGTCGATTTTGCCCTGTTCCATATCGAAATCGGCGGAAATACCTATAATTGGTACATCTTCAATCTCGCGGACGTAGCCATCGTTGCTGGGGTGGCTGCCCTATTGTATGATTCCTTCCTGGGGGTACCCGCCGCAAAAGCGCCCTGA